One Scomber scombrus chromosome 4, fScoSco1.1, whole genome shotgun sequence genomic region harbors:
- the ube2d4 gene encoding ubiquitin-conjugating enzyme E2 D4, whose amino-acid sequence MALKRIQKELSDLQRDPPAQCSAGPVGDDLFHWQATIMGPSDSPYQSGVFFLTIHFPTDYPFKPPKVAFTTKIYHPNINSNGSICLDILRSQWSPALTVSKVLLSICSLLCDPNPDDPLVPEIAHTYKADREKYNKLAREWTQKYAM is encoded by the exons ATGGCGTTGAAAAGAATTCAGAAG GAGCTGTCAGACCTGCAGAGGGACCCGCCAGCTCAGTGCTCtgctggaccagttggagatgATT TGTTTCATTGGCAGGCAACAATAATGGGTCCG aGTGACAGCCCATATCAGAGTGGAGTGTTTTTCCTCACCATTCACTTCCCAACAGATTATCCTTTCAAACCACCAAAA GTTGCATTTACCACAAAAATTTACCATCCTAATATCAACAGCAATGGAAGTATTTGTCTGGATATACTGAGATCGCAATGGTCACCTGCACTTACAGTATCAAAAG TATTATTGTCTATCTGCTCTCTTCTTTGTGATCCTAACCCGGATGACCCACTGGTACCAGAGATCGCCCATACGTACAAGGCTGACAGGGAAAA GTACAACAAATTAGCAAGAGAATGGACTCAGAAGTATGCAATGTGA
- the dbnlb gene encoding drebrin-like b isoform X2 — protein sequence MAVNLSKNGPALTAAYKEVVDEKSNTNWALFTYEGNSNDIRLAEKGDGGLEELFEELNSGKVMYAFCRVQDPNSGLPKYVLINWTGEGVKDARKGLCANHVHSMGNFLKGAHVTINARAEEDVEPEVIMQKVAKASGANYSFHKETPSRFQDSGPQGPVGSVYQKTNAVSEIRKTNKDNFWAQAEKDEERRRQEERRKTDEERQQLERERKDREAKEAAQRDKRDKERAVQIEQQKKYQQQQDDEPKQEKPNREEQEENQAAQRKAVKRGESVEKANEAASLISQRAMNPRDMFKQREKGITPSVPDVPAAAPASPQPEPDADDGQSRCEYDEQEAAPQEQWKEETPAANSYVQEPAYEEPAQVEENNTYEVPAEETPDRGTCARALYDYQAADDTEISFDPDNIITGIEMIDEGWWRGYGPDGHFGMFPANYVELM from the exons ATGGCAGTTAACCTCAGCAAAAATGGCCCTGCATTAACAGCTGCATATAAGGAAGTGGTAGATGAAAAGTCCAACACAAACTG GGCCTTGTTCACCTATGAGGGAAACAGCAATGATATCCGCTTGGCCGAAAAGGGTG ATggaggactggaggagctgtTTGAGGAGCTGAACAGTGGGAAAGTGATGTACGCTTTCTGCCGGGTCCAGGATCCAAATTCCGGCCTGCCTAAATATGTCCTCATCAACTGG ACTGGAGAGGGAGTGAAGGATGCCAGGAAAGGATTATGTGCAAATCATGTCCACTCCATGGGGAATTTCCTGAAG GGGGCCCACGTCACAATAAACGCCAGAGCAGAGGAGGATGTGGAACCTGAGGTGATCATGCAAAAAGTGGCCAAAGCCTCCGGGGCCAACTACAGTTTCCACAAAGAAACCCCCAGCCGCTTCCAGGACAGTGGTCCCCAGGGTCCTGTG GGCTCAGTGTACCAGAAGACCAACGCTGTGTCGGAAATCCGAAAGACCAATAAAGACAACTTCTGGGCACAGGCAGAG AAAGATGAGGAGAGACGTCGCCAGGAAGAGCGACGCAAGACAGATGAGGAGCGCcagcagctggagagagagaggaaagacagagaggccAAGGAGGCAGCACAGCGGGACAAAAGGGACAAGGAGAGGGCCGTTCAAATCGAGCAACAAAA GAagtaccagcagcagcaggatgacGAGCCTAAACAGGAGAAACCAAATAGG gaagagcaggaggagaaccAGGCAGCCCAGAGGAAAGCAGTCAAGCGAGGTGAATCTGTGGAAAAGGCTAAT GAGGCTGCTTCTCTCATCTCTCAGCGTGCTATGAACCCCAGAGACATGttcaagcagagagagaaaggtatAACTCCCAGTGTCCCGGACGTCCCCGCTGCAGCTCCCGCTAGCCCACAGCCAG AGCCAGATGCTGATGATGGGCAGTCCAGGTGTGAGTATGATGAGCAGGAGGCAGCTCCCCAGGAACAGTGGAAAG aGGAGACACCAGCTGCCAACTCCTACGTCCAGGAACCAGCTTATGAAGAGCCCGCTCAG GTGGAGGAGAATAACACTTATGAGGTGCCTGCTGAGGAGACACCAGACAGAGGCACCTGTGCCAGGGCTTTATATGACTACCAGGCTG cTGACGATACAGAGATCTCATTCGACCCCGACAACATCATCACTGGGATTGAGATGATAGACGAGGGCTGGTGGCGAGGGTATGGCCCAGACGGTCATTTTGGAATGTTCCCAGCCAATTACGTCGAGCTCATGTAG
- the dbnlb gene encoding drebrin-like b isoform X1, protein MAVNLSKNGPALTAAYKEVVDEKSNTNWALFTYEGNSNDIRLAEKGDGGLEELFEELNSGKVMYAFCRVQDPNSGLPKYVLINWTGEGVKDARKGLCANHVHSMGNFLKGAHVTINARAEEDVEPEVIMQKVAKASGANYSFHKETPSRFQDSGPQGPVGSVYQKTNAVSEIRKTNKDNFWAQAEKDEERRRQEERRKTDEERQQLERERKDREAKEAAQRDKRDKERAVQIEQQKKYQQQQDDEPKQEKPNREEQEENQAAQRKAVKRGESVEKANEAASLISQRAMNPRDMFKQREKGITPSVPDVPAAAPASPQPGRLQSPFLSKPVYETERASSPQRQASPVPAGSASPVRATEPDADDGQSRCEYDEQEAAPQEQWKEETPAANSYVQEPAYEEPAQVEENNTYEVPAEETPDRGTCARALYDYQAADDTEISFDPDNIITGIEMIDEGWWRGYGPDGHFGMFPANYVELM, encoded by the exons ATGGCAGTTAACCTCAGCAAAAATGGCCCTGCATTAACAGCTGCATATAAGGAAGTGGTAGATGAAAAGTCCAACACAAACTG GGCCTTGTTCACCTATGAGGGAAACAGCAATGATATCCGCTTGGCCGAAAAGGGTG ATggaggactggaggagctgtTTGAGGAGCTGAACAGTGGGAAAGTGATGTACGCTTTCTGCCGGGTCCAGGATCCAAATTCCGGCCTGCCTAAATATGTCCTCATCAACTGG ACTGGAGAGGGAGTGAAGGATGCCAGGAAAGGATTATGTGCAAATCATGTCCACTCCATGGGGAATTTCCTGAAG GGGGCCCACGTCACAATAAACGCCAGAGCAGAGGAGGATGTGGAACCTGAGGTGATCATGCAAAAAGTGGCCAAAGCCTCCGGGGCCAACTACAGTTTCCACAAAGAAACCCCCAGCCGCTTCCAGGACAGTGGTCCCCAGGGTCCTGTG GGCTCAGTGTACCAGAAGACCAACGCTGTGTCGGAAATCCGAAAGACCAATAAAGACAACTTCTGGGCACAGGCAGAG AAAGATGAGGAGAGACGTCGCCAGGAAGAGCGACGCAAGACAGATGAGGAGCGCcagcagctggagagagagaggaaagacagagaggccAAGGAGGCAGCACAGCGGGACAAAAGGGACAAGGAGAGGGCCGTTCAAATCGAGCAACAAAA GAagtaccagcagcagcaggatgacGAGCCTAAACAGGAGAAACCAAATAGG gaagagcaggaggagaaccAGGCAGCCCAGAGGAAAGCAGTCAAGCGAGGTGAATCTGTGGAAAAGGCTAAT GAGGCTGCTTCTCTCATCTCTCAGCGTGCTATGAACCCCAGAGACATGttcaagcagagagagaaaggtatAACTCCCAGTGTCCCGGACGTCCCCGCTGCAGCTCCCGCTAGCCCACAGCCAG GGCGTCTGCAAAGCCCTTTTCTGTCTAAGCCAGTGTATGAAACTGAGCGAGCCAGCTCACCTCAACGCCAAGCTTCTCCTGTGCCTGCAGGCTCCGCCTCTCCTGTCCGCGCCACAG AGCCAGATGCTGATGATGGGCAGTCCAGGTGTGAGTATGATGAGCAGGAGGCAGCTCCCCAGGAACAGTGGAAAG aGGAGACACCAGCTGCCAACTCCTACGTCCAGGAACCAGCTTATGAAGAGCCCGCTCAG GTGGAGGAGAATAACACTTATGAGGTGCCTGCTGAGGAGACACCAGACAGAGGCACCTGTGCCAGGGCTTTATATGACTACCAGGCTG cTGACGATACAGAGATCTCATTCGACCCCGACAACATCATCACTGGGATTGAGATGATAGACGAGGGCTGGTGGCGAGGGTATGGCCCAGACGGTCATTTTGGAATGTTCCCAGCCAATTACGTCGAGCTCATGTAG